From one Malus sylvestris chromosome 1, drMalSylv7.2, whole genome shotgun sequence genomic stretch:
- the LOC126628746 gene encoding putative inactive cadmium/zinc-transporting ATPase HMA3 isoform X1, giving the protein MASAQGKEKPAAIKFQKSYFDVLGLCCSSEVPLIENILKPLEGVKDVSVIVPSRTVIVVHDSLLISQLQIVKALNQARLEANVRVYGAGDIYKKTWPSPYAIGSGVLLVLSFLKYAYRPLGWLALGAVAVGIFPVALKCFASIRNFRFHDINILVIIAVIGTIALKDYTEAASIVFLFTIAEWLQSSAGYRAKAVMSSLMSMAPQKAVLAESGEVVDVDEVKLNTILAVKAGETIPIDGIVVEGKAEVDEKTLTGESFPVAKEKDSTVWAGTINLNGYISVKTTSLAEDCAVAKMAKLVEEAQNSKTRTQRFIDKCAMFYTPAVLVISVSIAVIPAALHVHNWSKWFHLALVVLVSACPCGLILSTPVVTFCTLTKAATSGLLIKGGDYIEILAKVKIMAFDKTGTITRGEFVVMDFQSLRDDISLNTLLYWVSSIERKSSHPMADALVDYGRSFSVKPNPESVEEFQNFPGEGIHGRIDGQDIYIGNRKIALRAACEIVPTIEGSKGGKTIGYIYSGGAPAGVFTISDACRSGAAEALKELKKLGIKTAMLTGDSNAAALHTNEQLKQALEVVQAELLPEDKARIIKEFKMEGNTAMVGDGINDAPALATADIGISMGISGSALAQETGNIILLSNDIRKLPKAVQLARRAKRKVIENVALSITTKASILALGFAGHPLVWAAVLADVGTCMLVIFNSMLLLQGTNKHGGKTSAPHGHKHGSHGHSHSHKNQHCCSDSKPVKACKPQKCSSQKCGSECHPSPLTSSLPCKLKCSDDLHEARHCDETSCIKVSHDLESQNKHNHDCLSHHNLSSCAEGDKLHEAKHCNHSASSLVEIQKLTSKGHCHTTHCGKEHSRNEGDGVHEEKHCNYSAFALHESEKLTSSVHCHSSRCGKEHVRKEGDAIHEPKHCNHSTFSLEESRKLTSTGHCHSTQCGEDHIHNESLGETFATRCDHQHHHNQDKQSAPHHTTTDVVAGCDHTESAATNSCIGSRTAEKEACCSELVAIHACVLEKREVGGCCKSYMKECCGGHGHIGSSFQGCFSEITIE; this is encoded by the exons ATGGCTTCTGCCCAGGGCAAAGAAAAGCCAGCAGCCATAAAGTTTCAGAAGAGCTACTTTGATGTGTTGGGGTTGTGCTGCTCATCAGAAGTTCCTCTGATAGAGAATATCCTCAAGCCTCTTGAAGGTGTGAAAGACGTTTCAGTGATTGTGCCTTCCAGAACTGTCATTGTTGTCCATGATAGCCTTCTCATTTCCCAGCTTCAAATCG TTAAGGCACTAAACCAAGCAAGGCTAGAAGCAAATGTGAGAGTGTATGGGGCAGGGGACATTTACAAGAAAACGTGGCCAAGTCCATATGCAATTGGTAGTGGCGTGTTACTGGTTCTATCATTTCTCAAGTACGCATATCGGCCATTAGGGTGGTTGGCCCTTGGAGCCGTGGCCGTTGGCATTTTCCCCGTTGCTTTGAAATGTTTTGCGTCTATTCGGAATTTCAGGTTTCATGACATCAACATTCTTGTTATCATTGCCG TAATTGGGACAATTGCTTTGAAGGACTATACAGAAGCTGCCTCGATTGTCTTTCTGTTCACCATTGCAGAGTGGCTCCAGTCTTCTGCAGGTTACAGG GCAAAAGCAGTGATGTCGTCGTTGATGAGCATGGCGCCCCAAAAAGCAGTCTTAGCAGAGAGTGGAGAAGTTGTGGATGTTGATGAGGTTAAGTTGAACACAATTCTTGCTGTTAAGGCTGGCGAAACTATACCGATTGATGGAATAGTTGTTGAAGGAAAAGCTGAAGTGGATGAGAAAACACTAACTGGAGAATCCTTTCCAGTTGCCAAAGAAAAGGACTCCACTGTTTGGGCAGGCACTATCAATCTTAATG GTTATATTAGCGTGAAAACTACATCATTGGCTGAAGATTGTGCGGTCGCCAAAATGGCAAAACTTGTCGAAGAGGCTCAAAACAGCAAAACCAGAACTCAAAGATTCATTGACAAATGTGCAATGTTCTATACCCCAG CGGTCCTGGTCATTTCTGTTTCTATCGCGGTGATTCCAGCTGCATTACATGTTCACAATTGGAGCAAGTGGTTTCACTTAGCTTTGGTTGTTTTAGTGAGCGCTTGTCCGTGCGGTCTCATCCTCTCTACACCCGTTGTGACTTTCTGCACGCTCACAAAAGCGGCAACATCTGGACTTCTGATCAAAGGAGGTGACTACATTGAGATTCTTGCTAAAGTCAAGATCATGGCTTTTGACAAAACTGGTACAATAACAaggggtgaatttgtggtgatGGATTTTCAATCTCTTCGTGATGACATTAGCTTGAACACATTGCTTTACTG GGTTTCAAGCATTGAGAGGAAGTCAAGTCATCCAATGGCAGATGCGCTGGTTGACTATGGAAGATCGTTTTCGGTTAAGCCTAACCCTGAAAGTGTGGAggagtttcaaaattttcccGGGGAAGGTATCCATGGGAGAATTGATGGACAAGATATCTACATTGGAAACAGAAAAATAGCTTTGAGAGCTGCTTGTGAAATAG TTCCAACAATTGAAGGTTCGAAAGGTGGGAAGACGATTGGATACATATACTCTGGGGGAGCCCCTGCTGGAGTCTTTACAATATCTGATGCTTGTCGATCTGGGGCTGCAGAGGCTCTCAAGGAGCTAAAGAAGTTAGGCATTAAAACAGCTATGCTCACAGGAGATAGTAATGCTGCCGCATTGCATACAAATGAGCAG CTTAAGCAAGCTCTCGAGGTAGTCCAGGCAGAACTTCTACCTGAAGACAAGGCAAGAATCATTAAAGAATTTAAAATGGAAGGAAACACAGCAATGGTTGGAGACGGGATCAATGATGCCCCTGCTTTAGCTACAGCCGATATTGGTATCTCAATGGGCATTTCAGGATCAGCCCTTGCTCAAGAAACTGGGAATATAATTTTACTgtcaaatgacattaggaaactACCGAAAGCAGTCCAACTTGCGAGAAGAGCTAAAAGAAAAGTGATTGAGAATGTGGCTTTGTCCATCACTACTAAGGCGAGTATCCTTGCACTGGGATTTGCAGGGCATCCGCTTGTTTGGGCTGCAGTTCTTGCTGATGTCGGGACATGCATGCTTGTGATATTCAACAGCATGCTACTCTTACAAGGAACCAACAAGCATGGAGGGAAAACTTCTGCACCGCATGGCCATAAACATGGAAGCCATGGACATAGCCATTCTCACAAAAACCAACATTGTTGCTCGGACAGCAAACCCGTAAAAGCCTGTAAACCTCAAAAGTGTTCCTCGCAGAAATGCGGATCAGAGTGCCATCCTAGTCCCTTAACTTCAAGCTTGCCCTGTAAGCTTAAGTGCAGTGATGACTTACACGAGGCACGACACTGTGATGAAACAAGCTGCATCAAAGTCAGTCATGATCTCGAGTCACAGAATAAACACAATCATGATTGTTTGAGTCACCATAATTTGAGCTCATGCGCAGAAGGTGATAAACTTCACGAGGCAAAACACTGCAATCATTCCGCTTCTTCTTTGGTGGAAATTCAAAAGTTGACAAGTAAAGGTCATTGCCACACGACCCACTGCGGCAAAGAGCACAGCAGAAATGAAGGTGATGGAGTCCATGAGGAAAAACACTGCAATTattctgcttttgctttgcaCGAAAGCGAAAAGTTGACAAGTAGTGTTCATTGCCACTCAAGCCGCTGTGGAAAGGAGCATGTTAGAAAGGAAGGTGATGCAATCCATGAGCCAAAACACTGCAACCATTCTACTTTTTCCTTGGAGGAAAGCAGAAAGTTGACAAGTACTGGTCATTGCCACTCAACTCAATGTGGCGAAGATCATATTCACAATGAATCGTTAGGAGAAACGTTTGCCACAAGATGTGATCATCAGCACCACCATAATCAAGATAAACAATCAGCCCCTCATCACACGACGACTGATGTTGTAGCGGGTTGCGACCACACAGAATCGGCTGCAACGAATTCTTGCATTGGCTCCCGGACAGCGGAAAAGGAAGCATGTTGCTCGGAATTAGTAGCAATTCATGCTTGTGTGTTGGAGAAAAGAGAAGTCGGTGGGTGCTGCAAAAGCTACATGAAGGAATGCTGTGGTGGTCATGGGCATATTGGTTCTAGCTTTCAGGGTTGTTTTTCAGAAATCACAATTGAATAG
- the LOC126628746 gene encoding cadmium/zinc-transporting ATPase HMA3-like isoform X7, whose product MIAFSFPSFKSAKAVMSSLMSMAPQKAVLAESGEVVDVDEVKLNTILAVKAGETIPIDGIVVEGKAEVDEKTLTGESFPVAKEKDSTVWAGTINLNGYISVKTTSLAEDCAVAKMAKLVEEAQNSKTRTQRFIDKCAMFYTPAVLVISVSIAVIPAALHVHNWSKWFHLALVVLVSACPCGLILSTPVVTFCTLTKAATSGLLIKGGDYIEILAKVKIMAFDKTGTITRGEFVVMDFQSLRDDISLNTLLYWVSSIERKSSHPMADALVDYGRSFSVKPNPESVEEFQNFPGEGIHGRIDGQDIYIGNRKIALRAACEIVPTIEGSKGGKTIGYIYSGGAPAGVFTISDACRSGAAEALKELKKLGIKTAMLTGDSNAAALHTNEQLKQALEVVQAELLPEDKARIIKEFKMEGNTAMVGDGINDAPALATADIGISMGISGSALAQETGNIILLSNDIRKLPKAVQLARRAKRKVIENVALSITTKASILALGFAGHPLVWAAVLADVGTCMLVIFNSMLLLQGTNKHGGKTSAPHGHKHGSHGHSHSHKNQHCCSDSKPVKACKPQKCSSQKCGSECHPSPLTSSLPCKLKCSDDLHEARHCDETSCIKVSHDLESQNKHNHDCLSHHNLSSCAEGDKLHEAKHCNHSASSLVEIQKLTSKGHCHTTHCGKEHSRNEGDGVHEEKHCNYSAFALHESEKLTSSVHCHSSRCGKEHVRKEGDAIHEPKHCNHSTFSLEESRKLTSTGHCHSTQCGEDHIHNESLGETFATRCDHQHHHNQDKQSAPHHTTTDVVAGCDHTESAATNSCIGSRTAEKEACCSELVAIHACVLEKREVGGCCKSYMKECCGGHGHIGSSFQGCFSEITIE is encoded by the exons ATGATAGCCTTCTCATTTCCCAGCTTCAAATCG GCAAAAGCAGTGATGTCGTCGTTGATGAGCATGGCGCCCCAAAAAGCAGTCTTAGCAGAGAGTGGAGAAGTTGTGGATGTTGATGAGGTTAAGTTGAACACAATTCTTGCTGTTAAGGCTGGCGAAACTATACCGATTGATGGAATAGTTGTTGAAGGAAAAGCTGAAGTGGATGAGAAAACACTAACTGGAGAATCCTTTCCAGTTGCCAAAGAAAAGGACTCCACTGTTTGGGCAGGCACTATCAATCTTAATG GTTATATTAGCGTGAAAACTACATCATTGGCTGAAGATTGTGCGGTCGCCAAAATGGCAAAACTTGTCGAAGAGGCTCAAAACAGCAAAACCAGAACTCAAAGATTCATTGACAAATGTGCAATGTTCTATACCCCAG CGGTCCTGGTCATTTCTGTTTCTATCGCGGTGATTCCAGCTGCATTACATGTTCACAATTGGAGCAAGTGGTTTCACTTAGCTTTGGTTGTTTTAGTGAGCGCTTGTCCGTGCGGTCTCATCCTCTCTACACCCGTTGTGACTTTCTGCACGCTCACAAAAGCGGCAACATCTGGACTTCTGATCAAAGGAGGTGACTACATTGAGATTCTTGCTAAAGTCAAGATCATGGCTTTTGACAAAACTGGTACAATAACAaggggtgaatttgtggtgatGGATTTTCAATCTCTTCGTGATGACATTAGCTTGAACACATTGCTTTACTG GGTTTCAAGCATTGAGAGGAAGTCAAGTCATCCAATGGCAGATGCGCTGGTTGACTATGGAAGATCGTTTTCGGTTAAGCCTAACCCTGAAAGTGTGGAggagtttcaaaattttcccGGGGAAGGTATCCATGGGAGAATTGATGGACAAGATATCTACATTGGAAACAGAAAAATAGCTTTGAGAGCTGCTTGTGAAATAG TTCCAACAATTGAAGGTTCGAAAGGTGGGAAGACGATTGGATACATATACTCTGGGGGAGCCCCTGCTGGAGTCTTTACAATATCTGATGCTTGTCGATCTGGGGCTGCAGAGGCTCTCAAGGAGCTAAAGAAGTTAGGCATTAAAACAGCTATGCTCACAGGAGATAGTAATGCTGCCGCATTGCATACAAATGAGCAG CTTAAGCAAGCTCTCGAGGTAGTCCAGGCAGAACTTCTACCTGAAGACAAGGCAAGAATCATTAAAGAATTTAAAATGGAAGGAAACACAGCAATGGTTGGAGACGGGATCAATGATGCCCCTGCTTTAGCTACAGCCGATATTGGTATCTCAATGGGCATTTCAGGATCAGCCCTTGCTCAAGAAACTGGGAATATAATTTTACTgtcaaatgacattaggaaactACCGAAAGCAGTCCAACTTGCGAGAAGAGCTAAAAGAAAAGTGATTGAGAATGTGGCTTTGTCCATCACTACTAAGGCGAGTATCCTTGCACTGGGATTTGCAGGGCATCCGCTTGTTTGGGCTGCAGTTCTTGCTGATGTCGGGACATGCATGCTTGTGATATTCAACAGCATGCTACTCTTACAAGGAACCAACAAGCATGGAGGGAAAACTTCTGCACCGCATGGCCATAAACATGGAAGCCATGGACATAGCCATTCTCACAAAAACCAACATTGTTGCTCGGACAGCAAACCCGTAAAAGCCTGTAAACCTCAAAAGTGTTCCTCGCAGAAATGCGGATCAGAGTGCCATCCTAGTCCCTTAACTTCAAGCTTGCCCTGTAAGCTTAAGTGCAGTGATGACTTACACGAGGCACGACACTGTGATGAAACAAGCTGCATCAAAGTCAGTCATGATCTCGAGTCACAGAATAAACACAATCATGATTGTTTGAGTCACCATAATTTGAGCTCATGCGCAGAAGGTGATAAACTTCACGAGGCAAAACACTGCAATCATTCCGCTTCTTCTTTGGTGGAAATTCAAAAGTTGACAAGTAAAGGTCATTGCCACACGACCCACTGCGGCAAAGAGCACAGCAGAAATGAAGGTGATGGAGTCCATGAGGAAAAACACTGCAATTattctgcttttgctttgcaCGAAAGCGAAAAGTTGACAAGTAGTGTTCATTGCCACTCAAGCCGCTGTGGAAAGGAGCATGTTAGAAAGGAAGGTGATGCAATCCATGAGCCAAAACACTGCAACCATTCTACTTTTTCCTTGGAGGAAAGCAGAAAGTTGACAAGTACTGGTCATTGCCACTCAACTCAATGTGGCGAAGATCATATTCACAATGAATCGTTAGGAGAAACGTTTGCCACAAGATGTGATCATCAGCACCACCATAATCAAGATAAACAATCAGCCCCTCATCACACGACGACTGATGTTGTAGCGGGTTGCGACCACACAGAATCGGCTGCAACGAATTCTTGCATTGGCTCCCGGACAGCGGAAAAGGAAGCATGTTGCTCGGAATTAGTAGCAATTCATGCTTGTGTGTTGGAGAAAAGAGAAGTCGGTGGGTGCTGCAAAAGCTACATGAAGGAATGCTGTGGTGGTCATGGGCATATTGGTTCTAGCTTTCAGGGTTGTTTTTCAGAAATCACAATTGAATAG
- the LOC126628746 gene encoding cadmium/zinc-transporting ATPase HMA3-like isoform X11: MSSLMSMAPQKAVLAESGEVVDVDEVKLNTILAVKAGETIPIDGIVVEGKAEVDEKTLTGESFPVAKEKDSTVWAGTINLNGYISVKTTSLAEDCAVAKMAKLVEEAQNSKTRTQRFIDKCAMFYTPAVLVISVSIAVIPAALHVHNWSKWFHLALVVLVSACPCGLILSTPVVTFCTLTKAATSGLLIKGGDYIEILAKVKIMAFDKTGTITRGEFVVMDFQSLRDDISLNTLLYWVSSIERKSSHPMADALVDYGRSFSVKPNPESVEEFQNFPGEGIHGRIDGQDIYIGNRKIALRAACEIVPTIEGSKGGKTIGYIYSGGAPAGVFTISDACRSGAAEALKELKKLGIKTAMLTGDSNAAALHTNEQLKQALEVVQAELLPEDKARIIKEFKMEGNTAMVGDGINDAPALATADIGISMGISGSALAQETGNIILLSNDIRKLPKAVQLARRAKRKVIENVALSITTKASILALGFAGHPLVWAAVLADVGTCMLVIFNSMLLLQGTNKHGGKTSAPHGHKHGSHGHSHSHKNQHCCSDSKPVKACKPQKCSSQKCGSECHPSPLTSSLPCKLKCSDDLHEARHCDETSCIKVSHDLESQNKHNHDCLSHHNLSSCAEGDKLHEAKHCNHSASSLVEIQKLTSKGHCHTTHCGKEHSRNEGDGVHEEKHCNYSAFALHESEKLTSSVHCHSSRCGKEHVRKEGDAIHEPKHCNHSTFSLEESRKLTSTGHCHSTQCGEDHIHNESLGETFATRCDHQHHHNQDKQSAPHHTTTDVVAGCDHTESAATNSCIGSRTAEKEACCSELVAIHACVLEKREVGGCCKSYMKECCGGHGHIGSSFQGCFSEITIE, encoded by the exons ATGTCGTCGTTGATGAGCATGGCGCCCCAAAAAGCAGTCTTAGCAGAGAGTGGAGAAGTTGTGGATGTTGATGAGGTTAAGTTGAACACAATTCTTGCTGTTAAGGCTGGCGAAACTATACCGATTGATGGAATAGTTGTTGAAGGAAAAGCTGAAGTGGATGAGAAAACACTAACTGGAGAATCCTTTCCAGTTGCCAAAGAAAAGGACTCCACTGTTTGGGCAGGCACTATCAATCTTAATG GTTATATTAGCGTGAAAACTACATCATTGGCTGAAGATTGTGCGGTCGCCAAAATGGCAAAACTTGTCGAAGAGGCTCAAAACAGCAAAACCAGAACTCAAAGATTCATTGACAAATGTGCAATGTTCTATACCCCAG CGGTCCTGGTCATTTCTGTTTCTATCGCGGTGATTCCAGCTGCATTACATGTTCACAATTGGAGCAAGTGGTTTCACTTAGCTTTGGTTGTTTTAGTGAGCGCTTGTCCGTGCGGTCTCATCCTCTCTACACCCGTTGTGACTTTCTGCACGCTCACAAAAGCGGCAACATCTGGACTTCTGATCAAAGGAGGTGACTACATTGAGATTCTTGCTAAAGTCAAGATCATGGCTTTTGACAAAACTGGTACAATAACAaggggtgaatttgtggtgatGGATTTTCAATCTCTTCGTGATGACATTAGCTTGAACACATTGCTTTACTG GGTTTCAAGCATTGAGAGGAAGTCAAGTCATCCAATGGCAGATGCGCTGGTTGACTATGGAAGATCGTTTTCGGTTAAGCCTAACCCTGAAAGTGTGGAggagtttcaaaattttcccGGGGAAGGTATCCATGGGAGAATTGATGGACAAGATATCTACATTGGAAACAGAAAAATAGCTTTGAGAGCTGCTTGTGAAATAG TTCCAACAATTGAAGGTTCGAAAGGTGGGAAGACGATTGGATACATATACTCTGGGGGAGCCCCTGCTGGAGTCTTTACAATATCTGATGCTTGTCGATCTGGGGCTGCAGAGGCTCTCAAGGAGCTAAAGAAGTTAGGCATTAAAACAGCTATGCTCACAGGAGATAGTAATGCTGCCGCATTGCATACAAATGAGCAG CTTAAGCAAGCTCTCGAGGTAGTCCAGGCAGAACTTCTACCTGAAGACAAGGCAAGAATCATTAAAGAATTTAAAATGGAAGGAAACACAGCAATGGTTGGAGACGGGATCAATGATGCCCCTGCTTTAGCTACAGCCGATATTGGTATCTCAATGGGCATTTCAGGATCAGCCCTTGCTCAAGAAACTGGGAATATAATTTTACTgtcaaatgacattaggaaactACCGAAAGCAGTCCAACTTGCGAGAAGAGCTAAAAGAAAAGTGATTGAGAATGTGGCTTTGTCCATCACTACTAAGGCGAGTATCCTTGCACTGGGATTTGCAGGGCATCCGCTTGTTTGGGCTGCAGTTCTTGCTGATGTCGGGACATGCATGCTTGTGATATTCAACAGCATGCTACTCTTACAAGGAACCAACAAGCATGGAGGGAAAACTTCTGCACCGCATGGCCATAAACATGGAAGCCATGGACATAGCCATTCTCACAAAAACCAACATTGTTGCTCGGACAGCAAACCCGTAAAAGCCTGTAAACCTCAAAAGTGTTCCTCGCAGAAATGCGGATCAGAGTGCCATCCTAGTCCCTTAACTTCAAGCTTGCCCTGTAAGCTTAAGTGCAGTGATGACTTACACGAGGCACGACACTGTGATGAAACAAGCTGCATCAAAGTCAGTCATGATCTCGAGTCACAGAATAAACACAATCATGATTGTTTGAGTCACCATAATTTGAGCTCATGCGCAGAAGGTGATAAACTTCACGAGGCAAAACACTGCAATCATTCCGCTTCTTCTTTGGTGGAAATTCAAAAGTTGACAAGTAAAGGTCATTGCCACACGACCCACTGCGGCAAAGAGCACAGCAGAAATGAAGGTGATGGAGTCCATGAGGAAAAACACTGCAATTattctgcttttgctttgcaCGAAAGCGAAAAGTTGACAAGTAGTGTTCATTGCCACTCAAGCCGCTGTGGAAAGGAGCATGTTAGAAAGGAAGGTGATGCAATCCATGAGCCAAAACACTGCAACCATTCTACTTTTTCCTTGGAGGAAAGCAGAAAGTTGACAAGTACTGGTCATTGCCACTCAACTCAATGTGGCGAAGATCATATTCACAATGAATCGTTAGGAGAAACGTTTGCCACAAGATGTGATCATCAGCACCACCATAATCAAGATAAACAATCAGCCCCTCATCACACGACGACTGATGTTGTAGCGGGTTGCGACCACACAGAATCGGCTGCAACGAATTCTTGCATTGGCTCCCGGACAGCGGAAAAGGAAGCATGTTGCTCGGAATTAGTAGCAATTCATGCTTGTGTGTTGGAGAAAAGAGAAGTCGGTGGGTGCTGCAAAAGCTACATGAAGGAATGCTGTGGTGGTCATGGGCATATTGGTTCTAGCTTTCAGGGTTGTTTTTCAGAAATCACAATTGAATAG